Proteins encoded in a region of the Salminus brasiliensis chromosome 2, fSalBra1.hap2, whole genome shotgun sequence genome:
- the LOC140549599 gene encoding uncharacterized protein isoform X1: MEKQKIYNLLQSQRLEKYYNNFLEMGIERDEDFLDSVTDKNLDDMGFTQAEKNRFSKMKSLINRLGTATGFPVKKTLEAYRLYYTFPTCQEQKEITGMDADQNTVEDLMLRLCYQEIISQGMSVCLFTADGMPFTDDPFFNTWSLRDRHIDNGDKLYAIFTPKENLKDSPQYRMQNDIKNEGPHTVHCHIMLKGNHEIKLDLEKNTLTDLKEKLSLTTGIPAQLFYPKDNNTRIYSETLNNLRISKDKTVHFILSSFHDIIPPLIETFHSDVKPSVPQTPKGLSIFFSTLQSIKNRHCGDEFKKVIAHIRKLSGCNALAQSLYQLICRATIITRVQKVAVVEGLYFLFREMLPSRTKRYGDKIIEDEDVFEHSPVCWAYLLSQGENESSEHENYAPISLKAQSTDLRLSEPVRIPGVPEVFDREYVLEKIKNSEKIPNCSEENLRETSIQRATDVEKMLLSLPPSIHPFPLWISYNADQTFCNFRIHLDKTYTQMSEELKKYPYINITPPLQLKALGTEGPCLVRLSEKNVGMYISKDKVTPQVIKVFDCLSGKEVSVNADELANLLRDIGADQTFRVTKTPKEAIVVLFDSSSSMKKECFDTQCQMTRIDAIKQVFDSFSNRCMAYGWSNFTLK, encoded by the exons GTTTCACTCAAGCAGAGAAAAACCGGTTTAGTAAAATGAAAAGTTTAATTAACAGACTTGGTACAGCAACAGGATtcccagtaaaaaaaacacttgaagCCTACCGATTGTATTACACATTCCCAACCTGTCAGGAGCAAAAGGAAATCACAG GAATGGATGCTGACCAGAACACTGTGGAGGATCTCATGTTGCGGCTCTGCTATCAGGAGATCATTAGTCAAGGGATGTCAGTGTGTTTATTCACTGCTGACGGAATGCCATTCACAGATGACCCTTTTTTCAACACAT GGTCACTGAGGGACAGGCATATTGACAATGGAGACAAACTGTATGCTATTTTTACACCGAAAGAAAATCTGAAAGACTCTCCTCAGTACCGAATGcaaaatgacattaaaaatgAAGGACCACATACTGTCCACTGCCACATTATGCTCAAG GGGAACCATGAAATTAAACTGGACCTGGAGAAAAATACTTTGACTGACTTGAAAGAAAAACTTTCACTGACAACTGGAATACCTGCACAATTGTTTTATCCAAA GGATAACAATACCAGGATTTACAGTGAAACACTGAATAATCTTCGGATCAGTAAAGATAAAACAGTGCATTTCATCTTGTCCTCTTTTCATGATATCATACCACCTTTGATTGAGACCTTCCACAGTGATGTTAAACCTTCAGTACCACAAACTCCAAAGGGACTGAGCATTTTCTTCTCAACACTGCAATCTATT AAAAATAGACATTGTGGAGATGAGTTTAAGAAAGTGATTGCACATATTCGAAAGCTCAGTGGATGTAATGCCCTGGCTCAAAGTCTGTACCAGCTCATCTGCAGAGCTACAATTATTACCAGAGTTCAGAAG gttGCCGTTGTGGAAGGGTTGTACTTCCTTTTCAGGGAAATGTTGCCAAGCCGAACTAAAAGATATGGGGACAAGATAATTGAAGATGAGGATGTTTTTGAACATTCGCCTGTTTGCTGGGCCTACCTTTTATCTCAGGGAGAG AACGAGAGCTCAGAGCATGAAAATTATGCTCCAATATCTCTGAAGGCCCAGTCAACAGATCTGCGTCTCTCTGAGCCAGTGCGAATACCAGGAGTGCCTGAAGTCTTTGACAGAGAGTATGTTCTGGAGAAAATAAAGA ACAGTGAGAAAATCCCCAACTGCAGTGAGGAGAACCTTAGAGAAACATCAATTCAAAGAGCAACGGATGTTGAGAAGATGTTGCTCAGTCTCCCGCCATCGATTCATCCTTTCCCACTTTGGATTTCATATAATGCTGATCAAACCTTTTGCAA ttttagaaTACATCTGGATAAAACTTATACCCAGATGAGCGAGGAACTTAAAAAGTACCCCTACATAAACATTACTCCACCACTACAACTGAAGGCTCTAGGAACTGAAGGACCATGCTTGGTGCGTCTCAGTGAAA AAAACGTTGGCATGTATATAAGTAAAGACAAAGTGACTCCTCAAGTAATCAAGGTGTTCGACTGTCTTTCTGGGAAAGAAGTCAGTGTGAATGCTGATGAGCTGGCTAATTT ACTGAGAGACATAGGAGCTGACCAAACTTTCAGAGTGACGAAAACACCAAAAGAAGCCATAGTG GTTCTCTTCGATTCAAGCTCTTCAATGAAAAAAGAATGTTTTGACACTCAGTGCCAGATGACTCGAATTGATGCTATTAAACAAGTGTTTGATAGCTTCTCCAACCGATGCATGGCTTATGGCTGGTCAAATTTTACTCTAAAGTAA